In Hermetia illucens chromosome 5, iHerIll2.2.curated.20191125, whole genome shotgun sequence, a single window of DNA contains:
- the LOC119657574 gene encoding uncharacterized protein DDB_G0271670, whose translation MGYRVVSIIVFGLLLHSWTNCNTQAQLLRNALFGSQRYQDGSASNANSGAFSRNVGIGNLGGISTSGTRSQSVTRENGGIEIDKSKSISKGVNIGNLGISSSLSSSKSYSTNGGLGGGLSHDVNVGKVGLETSLSTDNLRNGFGLKKDKNGGLTLDLGLLEFDLHKNKQNPVGGSQAQTNAGAFATGAGAQTNAQSQSQSNDRKFGLLDISSSRSRSKSNAVSQNGQTGAYADGLANAAQSGGRTQGLFGRFKRQDIVFPEELHTTERRHAAGFGGRNRGGGGGFKSPGFEQQSAANTQTQSERNKHGNFQNNAASSQGSNLAQDGSSGQLSSANTMQQNFQTAGQSGNKNSAQSQSLNFDKTNTDASSSNADTSHIIGHNSETFEANSGSMSHQQNQFGSASNSAQTNSKTINEKGIQGSQSSGQSQSIFTGPNGGNSASNSASNAQSSKGPGFSSSSASSSSSSFSNGRGGQTSSSSSSSSGTAGGNSFSSAGSNSFSGGGGGFGQFDPFGGRHRQPGLVFG comes from the exons ATGGGCTATCGTGTGGTGTCCATCATCGTTTTCGGATTATTGCTGCACAGTTGGACTAATTGCAATACCCAAG CCCAACTGCTTCGGAATGCACTTTTTGGCTCTCAACGTTATCAAGATGGCTCAGCTTCAAACGCCAACAGCGGCGCGTTCTCCCGAAATGTTGgaatcggcaacttaggtggaATAAGCACGTCTGGAACTCGTTCTCAGTCTGTCACTCGAGAAAATGGAGGAATTGAAATTGACAAAAGTAAATCCATTTCAAAAGGAGTCAACATTGGCAATTTAGGAATTTCCAGCTCCCTTTCGTCATCAAAGTCGTACTCAACAAACGGAGGTCTTGGAGGAGGACTTAGTCATGACGTAAATGTAGGAAAGGTGGGTTTAGAAACGAGTTTATCCACTGATAACTTGCGGAATGGTTTCGGATTGAAGAAAGATAAGAATGGTGGCCTAACATTGGATCTCGGACTATTGGAATTTGATTtgcataaaaacaaacaaaatcctgTAGGCGGTTCACAAGCACAAACCAATGCTGGGGCTTTTGCTACTGGAGCTGGAGCTCAAACAAACGCCCAATCCCAATCACAATCAAATGATCGAAAGTTTGGACTGCTCGATATTTCTTCATCAAGATCTAGATCGAAATCTAACGCTGTTTCACAAAATGGTCAGACAGGAGCATACGCTGATGGTCTAGCAAATGCAGCTCAATCTGGGGGCCGAACTCAAGGCCTTTTTGGCCGTTTTAAGAGGCAAGATATTGTCTTTCCAGAAGAATTACATACTACAGAGCGGAGACATGCTGCCGGATTTGGTGGACGTAACAGGGGAGGTGGTGGCGGATTCAAGAGCCCCGGATTTGAACAACAAAGTGCTGCAAATACCCAAACCCAATCAGAGCGCAATAAGCACGGAAACTTCCAAAATAATGCAGCGTCCAGTCAGGGATCAAATTTAGCTCAAGATGGATCCTCGGGACAGTTGAGCAGTGCGAACACCATGCAACAGAATTTTCAGACCGCTGGCCAATCCGGAAATAAAAACAGTGCGCAAAGTCAGAGCTTAAACTTTGATAAAACCAACACAGATGCTTCTTCATCTAACGCCGATACTTCCCATATAATCGGGCATAATTCAGAAACCTTTGAGGCCAATAGCGGTTCAATGTCTCATCAACAAAATCAATTTGGATCAGCCAGCAACTCAGCTCAAACTAACTCGAAGACAATTAATGAGAAGGGAATTCAAGGATCACAGAGCAGCGGTCAAAGTCAGTCCATTTTCACTGGACCAAATGGCGGAAACTCAGCATCTAACAGTGCATCAAATGCCCAATCATCTAAAGGACCCGGATTTTCGAGTAGCTCCGCTTCATCAAGCTCTTCCAGTTTCAGCAATGGACGTGGTGGACAAACTAGttcgtcgtcatcatcatcatccggaACGGCAGGAGGTAACTCATTCAGTTCTGCTGGCAGCAATTCATTTTCGGGCGGTGGCGGTGGATTTGGCCAATTTGATCCATTTGGTGGTAGACACAGACAACCTGGACTTGTTTTCGGTTAA